One Sodalinema gerasimenkoae IPPAS B-353 DNA segment encodes these proteins:
- the rpsS gene encoding 30S ribosomal protein S19, protein MSRSLKKGPFIADSLMKKLEALNAKNEKQVIKTWSRASTIVPQMIGHTIAVHNGRAHVPVYVNEQMVGHKLGEFAPTRTFRGHAKSDKKVRR, encoded by the coding sequence ATGAGTCGATCGCTAAAAAAGGGCCCCTTCATCGCCGATAGCTTGATGAAGAAACTCGAAGCCCTCAACGCCAAAAACGAAAAACAGGTCATCAAGACCTGGTCTCGTGCCTCGACCATCGTGCCGCAAATGATCGGACATACCATCGCCGTCCATAACGGACGCGCTCATGTCCCCGTTTACGTCAACGAACAAATGGTCGGACACAAACTTGGAGAATTCGCCCCAACGCGCACCTTCCGAGGTCACGCCAAAAGCGACAAAAAAGTCCGCCGATAA
- the rplV gene encoding 50S ribosomal protein L22: MAVDTSEQVKAIARYVRMSPKKVRRVLDQVRGRSYREALIILEFMPYRACEPVLKVLRSAVANAEHNLGLDPQTLVVSEAFADEGPGLKRYRPRAQGRAYAIRRPTCHITVAVAPDYEED, from the coding sequence ATGGCTGTCGATACCAGTGAACAAGTGAAGGCGATCGCGCGTTACGTCCGCATGTCCCCCAAAAAAGTGCGTCGTGTCCTCGACCAAGTTCGAGGCCGTTCCTATCGGGAAGCACTGATTATCCTGGAGTTCATGCCCTACCGCGCCTGTGAGCCTGTACTGAAAGTCCTACGCTCCGCCGTGGCTAACGCCGAGCATAACCTAGGACTTGACCCCCAAACCCTAGTGGTGAGCGAAGCCTTCGCCGACGAAGGCCCCGGTCTAAAACGCTACCGCCCCCGCGCCCAGGGTCGCGCCTATGCCATTCGCCGACCCACCTGCCATATCACTGTGGCAGTTGCGCCTGACTACGAAGAAGACTAA
- the rpsC gene encoding 30S ribosomal protein S3, with product MGQKIHPTGFRLGITQEHRSRWFADSKRYPELLREDRLIRDYISKNLNNAGISEVHIERKADQVDLEIRTARPGVVVGRGGSGIESLRTNLQAQLGGSNRQIRINVVEVARVDADSALIAEYIAQQLERRVSFRRVVRQAIQRAQRAGVEGIKVQVSGRLNGAEIARTEWTREGRVPLHTLRADIDYSYRTARTVYGILGVKVWIFKGEILPGQTDKPAPSAPQPRRRQQRRRQFEDRSNEG from the coding sequence GTGGGACAAAAGATTCACCCAACAGGTTTTCGCCTTGGGATTACCCAAGAGCACCGCTCGCGGTGGTTTGCCGATAGCAAACGCTATCCCGAACTCCTACGCGAAGACCGTCTAATTCGGGACTACATCAGTAAAAATCTTAATAACGCCGGCATTTCCGAAGTCCACATCGAGCGCAAAGCCGATCAAGTGGACCTCGAAATTCGCACCGCTCGTCCCGGTGTGGTCGTCGGTCGCGGCGGCAGTGGCATTGAGAGCTTACGAACCAATCTGCAAGCCCAACTCGGTGGCAGCAACCGCCAAATCCGCATCAACGTCGTTGAAGTGGCTCGGGTTGACGCAGATTCTGCCCTAATCGCTGAATACATCGCCCAGCAACTCGAACGTCGGGTTTCCTTCCGCCGGGTTGTGCGCCAAGCCATTCAACGGGCCCAGCGCGCTGGCGTCGAAGGCATCAAAGTTCAAGTGTCTGGGCGGCTCAACGGTGCAGAAATTGCCCGAACCGAATGGACGCGCGAAGGTCGTGTTCCCCTGCATACCCTGCGGGCAGACATTGACTATAGCTACCGTACCGCTCGCACCGTGTACGGCATCCTAGGGGTCAAAGTTTGGATTTTTAAAGGTGAAATCCTACCCGGACAAACCGATAAACCCGCTCCGAGCGCCCCTCAACCCCGTCGTCGCCAACAGCGTCGTCGCCAGTTTGAAGACCGTTCCAACGAAGGATAA
- the rplP gene encoding 50S ribosomal protein L16 has protein sequence MLSPKRTKFRKQHRGRMRGLATRGNTVDFGDFGLQALEPSWITSRQIEASRRAMTRYIRRGGKIWIRLFPDKPVTMRPAETRMGSGKGNPEFWVAVVKPGRMMFEIAGVPEETAREAMRLASFKLPIKTKFIKREGE, from the coding sequence ATGCTCAGTCCCAAACGTACTAAATTCCGCAAACAACATCGCGGACGGATGCGCGGCTTAGCAACCCGTGGGAACACCGTTGATTTCGGTGATTTCGGACTCCAGGCCCTTGAACCGTCCTGGATTACCTCTCGCCAAATCGAAGCCAGCCGTCGTGCTATGACCCGCTATATCCGACGCGGGGGAAAAATCTGGATTCGCCTGTTCCCGGATAAACCCGTGACCATGCGCCCCGCTGAAACCCGGATGGGTTCAGGTAAAGGGAACCCTGAATTTTGGGTTGCCGTGGTTAAACCCGGTCGCATGATGTTTGAAATCGCCGGGGTTCCCGAAGAAACCGCTCGGGAGGCGATGCGCTTGGCATCCTTTAAATTGCCCATCAAGACCAAGTTTATCAAGCGCGAAGGAGAGTAA
- the rpmC gene encoding 50S ribosomal protein L29 → MALPQIEEVRNLSPEDIAEQVLQVKKQLFDLRLQQATGQLEKTHQFKHLRHRLAQLLTVEGELKRQAAAQAAPQADSEVSTESTTSVVEASETPASSEATADATAEEAPAEEATAEEE, encoded by the coding sequence ATGGCTCTACCCCAAATCGAAGAGGTTCGTAACCTCTCCCCAGAGGACATCGCCGAGCAGGTTCTTCAGGTGAAAAAACAATTGTTCGACCTGCGCTTACAACAAGCCACCGGACAGTTGGAGAAAACCCACCAGTTCAAACACCTGCGCCATCGTTTAGCTCAACTGCTAACTGTGGAAGGGGAACTCAAGCGGCAAGCGGCTGCTCAAGCTGCTCCTCAAGCGGACTCTGAGGTTTCGACCGAATCCACCACCTCGGTTGTGGAAGCTAGCGAAACCCCAGCCTCCTCTGAGGCCACCGCTGACGCTACGGCTGAAGAAGCTCCCGCTGAAGAAGCCACCGCTGAAGAGGAGTAG
- the rpsQ gene encoding 30S ribosomal protein S17 — MAVKERIGTVVSSKMDKTVVVAVETRVPHPKYGKTMVQTRRYKAHDEDNNCNEGDRVRIRESRPLSKEKRWVIVETLSHASGV, encoded by the coding sequence ATGGCAGTTAAAGAAAGAATCGGCACCGTCGTCAGCAGCAAAATGGATAAAACCGTCGTTGTTGCTGTCGAAACTCGGGTTCCTCACCCCAAATATGGGAAAACGATGGTTCAAACTCGTCGCTATAAAGCCCATGACGAGGACAACAACTGCAACGAAGGCGATCGCGTCCGTATTCGCGAATCCCGCCCTCTGAGCAAAGAAAAACGCTGGGTAATCGTCGAAACCCTCAGCCACGCCAGCGGAGTTTAA
- the rplN gene encoding 50S ribosomal protein L14, giving the protein MIQKETYLNVADNSGARKLMCIRVLGGNRRYAHVGDTVIAVVKDALPNMPIKKSDIVRAVIVRTRKNLLRESGMSIRFDDNAAVIVNPEGNPRGTRVFGPVARELRERNFTKIVSLAPEVL; this is encoded by the coding sequence GTGATTCAAAAAGAAACCTACCTCAATGTAGCTGACAACAGCGGGGCGCGGAAGCTCATGTGCATCCGTGTCCTCGGGGGGAATCGTCGTTATGCCCACGTTGGCGATACCGTAATCGCCGTCGTCAAAGACGCACTTCCCAATATGCCCATCAAAAAATCCGACATCGTGCGCGCCGTCATCGTCCGCACCCGTAAAAATCTCTTGCGGGAAAGTGGTATGAGCATTCGCTTCGATGACAACGCTGCTGTGATTGTCAACCCTGAAGGAAATCCCAGAGGGACTCGGGTTTTCGGACCCGTTGCCCGTGAACTCCGGGAAAGAAACTTCACCAAAATTGTATCCCTCGCGCCGGAGGTCCTATAA
- the rplX gene encoding 50S ribosomal protein L24, translated as MAKKQRQTTPVRHKMHVKTGDTVQLIAGKDKGKVGEVLRAIPETSQVIVKGVNIRTKHVKPTQEGESGSINTYEAPVHSSNVMLYSNKEKVASRACYTFTEDGRKVRKLKKTGEIID; from the coding sequence ATGGCTAAAAAACAACGCCAAACTACCCCCGTCCGCCACAAAATGCACGTCAAAACTGGCGATACCGTCCAACTGATCGCCGGCAAAGACAAAGGTAAAGTGGGCGAAGTCCTGCGAGCCATCCCTGAAACCAGTCAGGTGATTGTCAAAGGTGTCAACATTCGCACCAAGCATGTCAAACCCACCCAAGAGGGTGAATCCGGTAGCATCAATACCTATGAAGCTCCGGTTCACAGCTCCAACGTCATGCTCTACTCCAATAAAGAAAAAGTAGCCAGTCGGGCTTGCTATACCTTTACCGAAGACGGTCGTAAAGTCAGAAAGCTCAAAAAAACCGGCGAAATCATTGACTAA
- the rplE gene encoding 50S ribosomal protein L5, with the protein MTQRLKTLYLETIVPKLKSEFNYENIHQVPRLSKITVNRGLGEASQNAKALESSQRELAVITGQKPVVTRAKKSIAGFKVREGMPVGVMVTLRRERMYAFLDRLISISLPRIRDFRGISPKSFDGRGNYTLGVREQLIFPEVDYDSIDQLRGMDISIVTTANTDEEGRALLKEMGMPFRSN; encoded by the coding sequence ATGACACAGCGACTCAAAACCCTCTACTTAGAGACCATTGTTCCGAAACTCAAATCCGAGTTTAACTACGAGAACATCCACCAAGTCCCCCGACTCTCCAAAATCACCGTCAACCGAGGCTTAGGGGAAGCGTCCCAAAACGCCAAAGCCCTCGAGTCTTCTCAGCGGGAACTCGCCGTTATCACCGGACAAAAACCCGTGGTGACGCGCGCTAAAAAATCCATTGCTGGCTTCAAAGTCCGCGAAGGAATGCCCGTTGGGGTGATGGTGACCCTACGTCGAGAACGGATGTATGCCTTTCTCGATCGCTTGATCAGCATTTCCTTACCCCGGATTCGTGACTTTCGTGGCATTAGTCCCAAAAGTTTTGATGGTCGAGGCAACTACACCCTCGGGGTCCGTGAACAATTGATCTTCCCCGAAGTAGATTACGACAGTATTGACCAGTTGCGGGGAATGGACATCTCCATTGTCACCACAGCCAACACCGACGAAGAAGGTCGTGCGTTGCTTAAGGAAATGGGAATGCCCTTCCGCAGTAATTGA
- the rpsH gene encoding 30S ribosomal protein S8 — protein MAANDTIADMLTRIRNSTLARHDTTQVPSTKMTRSIAQVLQDEGFISNFTEDGEGINRHLVISLKYKGKHRQPTIKKLKRVSKPGLRVYSNRKELPRILGGIGVAIISTSHGIMTDREARRQGVGGEVLCYVY, from the coding sequence ATGGCGGCTAACGACACCATTGCAGATATGCTGACGCGCATTCGCAATTCCACCTTGGCGCGGCACGACACGACGCAAGTGCCGTCCACCAAGATGACGCGCAGCATTGCCCAAGTCTTACAGGACGAAGGCTTCATTTCGAATTTCACAGAAGACGGCGAAGGCATCAACCGCCATCTCGTCATCTCACTCAAGTACAAAGGCAAACATCGTCAACCCACCATCAAGAAGCTTAAGCGCGTCAGTAAGCCGGGCTTACGAGTTTATTCCAACCGGAAAGAACTCCCTCGCATCTTGGGCGGAATCGGTGTTGCCATCATTTCCACCTCCCACGGGATCATGACCGATCGCGAGGCCCGTCGCCAAGGCGTTGGCGGAGAAGTTCTCTGCTACGTCTACTAG
- the rplF gene encoding 50S ribosomal protein L6 — translation MSRIGKRPIPVPKNVTVNLDGQAVSVKGPLGELSRDFPREVSFTQEDDGTILVQRRDESRPSRARHGLSRTLLANMVDGVSKGFERRLEIQGVGYRAQVQGRKLILNVGYSQPFELNPPEGIDISVENNTNVIVKGINKEVVGNVAAQIRGVRPPEVYKGKGIRYAGEQVRRKAGKAGKK, via the coding sequence ATGTCTCGAATTGGCAAACGTCCTATACCCGTTCCTAAGAACGTCACCGTCAACCTTGACGGACAAGCTGTTTCCGTCAAAGGTCCTCTAGGAGAACTCTCACGGGACTTCCCCCGTGAAGTCAGCTTCACTCAAGAAGACGACGGAACGATTCTCGTTCAACGTCGCGATGAGTCCCGTCCATCCCGCGCTCGTCACGGACTGAGCCGCACCCTCCTGGCCAACATGGTCGATGGAGTCTCCAAAGGCTTTGAACGGCGACTCGAAATCCAAGGCGTGGGCTATCGCGCCCAAGTCCAAGGGCGGAAACTGATTCTCAATGTTGGCTACAGTCAACCCTTTGAACTCAATCCTCCCGAGGGCATTGATATCAGCGTCGAAAACAACACCAACGTCATTGTTAAAGGGATTAACAAAGAAGTTGTTGGTAACGTCGCGGCTCAAATTCGTGGCGTACGTCCCCCTGAAGTCTACAAAGGCAAAGGGATTCGCTACGCTGGCGAACAAGTCCGTCGTAAGGCCGGGAAAGCCGGGAAGAAATAA
- the rplR gene encoding 50S ribosomal protein L18 encodes MKLTRKQSTHRRHRRIRRKVQGTTERPRVAVFRSNQHIYVQAIDDTQHHTLATASTLDPDLRANLSGSATCEASAKVGELLAKRLKDKGIDKVVFDRGGNLYHGRVQALAEAAREAGLQF; translated from the coding sequence ATGAAACTGACCCGAAAGCAGTCCACCCATCGCCGACATCGTCGGATTCGCCGTAAAGTGCAGGGAACTACGGAACGCCCGAGAGTGGCTGTCTTCCGTTCCAACCAGCACATCTATGTCCAGGCGATTGATGATACTCAACATCACACCCTAGCCACCGCTTCCACCCTCGATCCCGATTTACGGGCCAACCTCTCGGGGAGTGCCACCTGTGAAGCCTCGGCAAAAGTTGGTGAGCTTCTCGCCAAACGCCTTAAGGACAAAGGCATCGATAAAGTTGTATTCGATCGCGGGGGCAACCTCTATCACGGTCGAGTGCAGGCCTTAGCTGAAGCCGCTCGTGAAGCTGGTCTTCAGTTCTAA
- the rpsE gene encoding 30S ribosomal protein S5 produces MAEQRDRRKKGNRNREKDSEWQERVVQIRRVTKVVKGGKKLSFRAIVVVGNERGQVGVGVGKAGDVIGAVKKGVADARKHTVTVPLNKASSIPHRVNGEAGGARVMIRPASAGTGVIAGGAVRTVLELAGVRNILAKQLGSSNPLNNARAAVDGLSALRTFGDVAKERDIPLEQVFS; encoded by the coding sequence ATGGCAGAACAACGCGATCGTCGCAAAAAAGGCAACCGTAACCGCGAAAAAGACTCCGAATGGCAAGAGCGCGTCGTCCAAATTCGCCGCGTCACCAAAGTGGTTAAAGGCGGTAAAAAACTCAGCTTCCGCGCCATTGTTGTCGTTGGCAATGAACGAGGACAAGTGGGAGTAGGGGTTGGCAAAGCCGGTGATGTCATCGGTGCCGTCAAAAAAGGCGTTGCCGATGCCAGAAAACACACCGTAACCGTTCCTCTAAACAAAGCCAGTTCCATCCCCCACCGGGTGAATGGAGAAGCCGGTGGTGCTCGCGTGATGATACGTCCTGCGTCTGCTGGTACTGGGGTAATTGCCGGCGGTGCCGTTCGTACCGTCCTCGAACTCGCAGGCGTTCGTAACATCCTCGCCAAACAACTCGGGTCGAGTAATCCCCTAAACAATGCTCGCGCCGCTGTCGATGGACTCTCGGCCCTGCGTACCTTTGGTGATGTGGCCAAAGAACGGGATATTCCCTTAGAGCAAGTCTTTTCCTAA
- the rplO gene encoding 50S ribosomal protein L15, protein MRLQDVQPQPGSKKRRRRLGRGIAAGQGASCGKGMRGQKSRSGGGTRPGFEGGQMPLYRRVPKLKHFTVINPKQYTIVNVGQLASFTANSDVTLASVLDANIVNSQQGPLKILGDGELTVALTVTAAAFTRSARQKIEAAGGRCELVTGNTSDNGTQADNAE, encoded by the coding sequence ATGAGATTACAAGACGTTCAGCCGCAACCCGGCTCTAAAAAACGCCGCCGTCGTCTCGGTCGTGGGATTGCTGCCGGACAAGGGGCAAGCTGCGGCAAAGGAATGCGCGGCCAAAAGTCTCGTTCCGGTGGCGGAACCCGACCGGGATTTGAAGGGGGGCAAATGCCCTTATACCGCCGAGTGCCGAAACTCAAGCACTTTACGGTCATCAATCCCAAACAGTACACTATTGTTAATGTGGGTCAACTGGCTTCGTTTACAGCGAACAGTGACGTGACCTTAGCCTCCGTGCTTGATGCGAACATTGTTAATTCTCAGCAAGGTCCGCTCAAAATCTTAGGTGATGGCGAGTTAACGGTTGCTCTAACCGTAACAGCTGCTGCCTTTACTCGAAGTGCCCGTCAAAAAATTGAAGCGGCTGGCGGTCGCTGTGAACTCGTTACTGGGAACACCTCTGACAACGGCACTCAAGCTGACAACGCCGAGTAA